A single Stutzerimonas stutzeri DNA region contains:
- a CDS encoding ABC-three component system middle component 1, translating to MLTLQEVAGAIIQRVEGRYDVCPRDVTELMLPEVDYDSHVLRLKRSHIERAGWRTVLLIELPLTALQAANQWAADVRDVLPEPETADLYMFLMISGIAKDDAARIETDDRFCRKVVVRESEAAGDFLNRTFLAALDPAGDVETLSDPLVSALNTLSNAYPWSAPHIAAWKTQFLTNQNGADVVRVLTDSLGESEVQS from the coding sequence ATGCTGACACTGCAGGAAGTGGCTGGCGCAATCATTCAGCGTGTAGAGGGTCGGTATGACGTGTGTCCCCGGGACGTAACGGAGCTAATGCTGCCTGAGGTCGACTACGACTCGCATGTTCTTCGACTCAAGCGCTCCCACATCGAACGGGCGGGCTGGCGGACGGTTCTGCTCATCGAGCTTCCACTGACGGCCCTTCAGGCAGCCAACCAGTGGGCAGCCGATGTCCGGGATGTGCTGCCCGAACCTGAGACTGCAGACCTCTATATGTTTCTGATGATCAGCGGTATCGCCAAGGATGACGCTGCACGGATTGAGACGGATGACAGATTTTGCCGCAAGGTTGTTGTGCGCGAATCTGAAGCAGCTGGTGATTTTCTTAACCGGACATTCTTGGCGGCCTTGGATCCCGCTGGCGATGTCGAGACGCTGAGCGATCCATTGGTGTCGGCGCTGAACACGCTGTCCAATGCATACCCTTGGTCTGCTCCACACATCGCTGCTTGGAAAACGCAGTTTCTGACCAACCAAAACGGAGCGGATGTGGTGCGTGTTCTTACCGACTCGCTGGGTGAAAGCGAGGTTCAGTCGTGA